From a single Raphanus sativus cultivar WK10039 chromosome 3, ASM80110v3, whole genome shotgun sequence genomic region:
- the LOC108847742 gene encoding vesicle-associated protein 1-2-like, whose translation MSNKLLDIYPLDLKFHFELKKYISCTQYLTNKTDNYVAFKVKTTNPKRYCVRPNIGVVLPGSSIEVVVIMQAQKEVPADMQCKDKFLFQCFVASPGSIATEITTEMFSKESGNQVENIKLRVVYVDPPRPPLKEGSLPRASVSDNGNASASAVITRLTEEKNSAVQLNKKLQQELDQLKQGSNKSQSGCGIDKSQRGCGLLIHIKWYISARVLRRKTVKEGEVAIQI comes from the exons ATGAGTAACAAGCTTCTCGACATCTATCCTCTCGACCTTAAATTCCATt TTGAATTGAAGAAATATATCTCTTGCACTCAGTATTTGACTAACAAGACCGACAATTATGTGGCCTTCAAG GTTAAAACGACGAATCCAAAAAGATATTGTGTGAGGCCTAATATTGGCGTTGTTCTTCCTGGATCCTCTATCGAAGTTGTAG TGATCATGCAAGCGCAAAAGGAAGTTCCGGCTGATATGCAGTGCAAGGACAAGTTCTTGTTTCAGTGTTTTGTGGCTAGTCCCGGCTCTATCGCCACAGAAATTACTACTGAGATG TTTAGCAAAGAGTCAGGGAATCAAGTCGAGAACATTAAACTGAGAGTTGTCTATGTTGATCCACCTCGACCACCATTAAAAGAAGGTTCTTTACCAAGAGCTTCCGTCTCTGATAATGGGAACGCTTCT GCGAGTGCAGTCATCACAAGGCTCACTGAGGAAAAGAACTCTGCGGTTCAGCTGAACAAAAAACTTCAACAAGAATTG GACCAGTTGAAGCAGGGAAGCAATAAAAGTCAGAGTGGTTGTGGAATCGATAAAAGCCAGCGTGGTTGTGGACTCCTGATACATATCAAATGGTATATTTCCGCAAGAGTCTTAAGAAGAAAGACAGTGAAAGAAGGGGAAGTGGCAATACAGATTTAA